One window of Aerococcus tenax genomic DNA carries:
- a CDS encoding helix-turn-helix domain-containing protein has product MKINKVSAYRKSMNMNQSQMAKYLDLSLDAYSRKERGLSEFKKSEMEKFTKVVSTKDPTITVESIFFN; this is encoded by the coding sequence ATGAAAATTAATAAAGTTTCCGCTTACAGAAAATCTATGAATATGAACCAATCTCAAATGGCGAAGTATCTTGATCTATCACTTGATGCTTATAGTCGAAAAGAAAGGGGATTATCTGAATTTAAAAAAAGCGAAATGGAAAAATTTACTAAGGTAGTTTCCACCAAGGATCCTACTATAACAGTTGAATCAATTTTTTTTAATTAA
- a CDS encoding helix-turn-helix domain-containing protein, with protein MDINKDKVGKRIKKIRTDRGWSLEVYGEKIEDPPVKPGIISRWENGKSLPNNQRIKAIADIGGITVDELLHGNQKDRLFNLLCSAIDENSELYSIALIDKIIKFLNFYDNLIDKMLSIGDSETSSKIEEQAIISFFHNNLDNFIKYTKDLGFNLNFDQPEQIINKFIRYVDLASMRAKETYEGAEAVIQNALESINPYLYTKDTFEEFINDEDYIKWFKNKSEAAEKYFISKLYENVQETVIEVGKKYWDYRIDIMNDEEDQKE; from the coding sequence ATGGACATCAATAAAGATAAAGTAGGAAAGCGCATAAAAAAAATTCGTACTGATCGCGGATGGTCTTTAGAAGTTTATGGCGAAAAAATTGAAGATCCTCCTGTTAAACCTGGAATAATTTCAAGGTGGGAGAACGGCAAATCGTTGCCAAATAATCAGCGTATTAAAGCCATAGCAGACATTGGCGGTATCACGGTAGATGAGCTATTACATGGAAATCAAAAAGACCGATTATTTAACCTTTTGTGTAGTGCGATAGATGAGAATTCAGAACTCTATTCTATAGCTCTTATAGATAAGATAATTAAATTTTTGAATTTTTATGATAATTTGATAGACAAAATGCTTTCAATAGGTGACTCTGAAACGTCTTCCAAAATTGAAGAACAAGCGATAATCAGCTTTTTTCATAATAACTTAGATAACTTTATAAAATACACAAAAGATTTAGGTTTTAATTTAAATTTTGATCAGCCAGAACAAATAATTAACAAATTTATACGCTATGTTGATTTAGCTAGTATGAGGGCAAAAGAAACATATGAGGGAGCAGAAGCGGTAATTCAGAATGCTTTAGAGTCCATTAATCCTTATTTGTACACAAAAGATACTTTTGAGGAATTTATTAATGATGAGGACTACATTAAATGGTTTAAAAATAAAAGTGAAGCTGCCGAAAAATATTTCATATCTAAACTATACGAAAATGTTCAAGAAACAGTTATTGAAGTGGGAAAGAAATATTGGGACTATAGGATAGATATTATGAACGATGAAGAAGATCAAAAAGAATAG
- a CDS encoding tyrosine-type recombinase/integrase: protein MIKQYTNSKGTFWEVRHYLGKDSETNKDVRLSKRGFKTKKQAQDYLKQEQYKFDSGLSSPIDKNLTVNQLYQEWLEQYRLDVEESTLRNTETYFKLHILPAFGDIKINQLKTSTIQKEVNVWYRKFQKHRKIFNYLKRLLNYGINMRYLTVNPCDTVIIPKKKLSYNCPTRDRDFYTKEELSMIMLALEEKAPLKWLCFFRLLAYAGLRRGEALGLQWQDISFKECTISVKRALKRRKQGLYIGATKNKPSVRTIDIDQETLAILKKWRTSQQEYFLKLGYNILDSKTFLFRKEKKNFPISDSSPRNFFFKFCQKNGLPYVNIHGFRHTHCSLLFEAGVSMNDVKDRLGHGDIQTTMNVYAHVTPTARKEASQRFAKFMEIR, encoded by the coding sequence ATGATTAAACAATATACCAATAGTAAAGGCACATTTTGGGAGGTACGGCACTACCTCGGTAAGGACAGCGAAACTAATAAAGACGTTCGGTTGAGTAAAAGGGGATTCAAAACAAAAAAGCAAGCCCAGGACTACCTCAAACAAGAACAATACAAGTTTGATAGTGGCCTGAGCTCGCCTATTGATAAAAATCTTACTGTTAACCAATTATATCAAGAATGGCTTGAACAGTATAGATTGGACGTTGAAGAAAGTACGCTAAGAAATACTGAGACCTATTTTAAATTGCATATTCTCCCGGCTTTTGGTGATATAAAAATCAATCAACTAAAGACTTCTACCATTCAAAAAGAAGTTAATGTTTGGTATCGAAAATTTCAAAAGCACAGAAAAATTTTTAATTACTTAAAACGTCTTTTGAATTATGGGATTAACATGCGGTATTTAACGGTAAATCCATGCGACACGGTCATTATACCTAAGAAAAAGCTTTCTTATAATTGTCCAACTCGTGATAGGGATTTCTATACCAAAGAAGAGCTGTCTATGATTATGTTAGCCTTAGAAGAAAAAGCCCCCTTAAAATGGCTTTGCTTCTTTCGTCTGCTTGCCTATGCTGGTTTAAGACGTGGGGAGGCTTTAGGGCTTCAATGGCAAGATATAAGCTTTAAGGAGTGCACAATTTCCGTTAAAAGAGCACTAAAACGTCGCAAACAAGGTTTATATATTGGCGCTACTAAAAACAAACCTAGTGTAAGGACAATAGACATTGACCAAGAAACGCTGGCTATCCTCAAAAAGTGGCGCACCAGTCAACAAGAATACTTTTTAAAGCTAGGTTACAATATACTTGATTCTAAAACGTTCCTTTTTAGAAAAGAAAAGAAGAATTTTCCCATTAGTGATTCTTCACCTAGAAACTTTTTCTTTAAATTTTGTCAAAAAAATGGCCTGCCCTATGTTAATATTCACGGATTTAGGCATACCCATTGTTCTTTACTTTTTGAAGCAGGTGTTAGCATGAATGATGTCAAGGATCGCCTTGGCCATGGGGACATTCAAACAACAATGAATGTTTATGCCCATGTGACTCCTACCGCTAGAAAAGAAGCTTCTCAAAGGTTTGCTAAATTCATGGAAATTAGGTAG
- the gloA gene encoding lactoylglutathione lyase encodes MKVDHTCVRVKDLESSIAFYQEAFGFEVVDKKDFPDNEFTLCYMALPGSSWRLELTYNYDSDGYDLGNGYGHIGLLVDDVKAIHDQHEEKGYELTDISGLPGMDPFYYFVTDPDGYKIEVIQDGVL; translated from the coding sequence ATGAAAGTTGATCATACTTGTGTGCGGGTGAAGGATTTAGAATCCTCAATTGCTTTTTATCAAGAAGCTTTCGGATTTGAAGTGGTTGATAAAAAGGATTTTCCGGATAATGAATTTACCTTATGTTATATGGCCTTACCAGGCTCCAGCTGGCGTTTAGAATTGACCTATAACTATGACAGTGATGGTTATGATCTTGGGAATGGCTATGGACATATTGGCTTATTAGTTGATGACGTCAAAGCTATTCATGACCAACATGAAGAAAAAGGTTACGAATTGACTGATATTTCTGGCTTACCTGGAATGGATCCTTTCTACTATTTTGTGACTGATCCTGATGGGTATAAAATTGAAGTGATTCAGGATGGAGTCTTATAG